A window of Actinopolymorpha sp. NPDC004070 contains these coding sequences:
- the argB gene encoding acetylglutamate kinase: MRKAETLIEALPWFEQFHGSIVVIKYGGNAMTDDALKRAFAQDIVFLRYAGLRPVIVHGGGPQISEMLNRLDIPSEFRGGLRVTTPEAMDVVRMVLVGQVGRELVGLVNSHGPFAVGLSGEDAGLFTAERRTATVDGEAVDIGLVGDVVSVRAEAVRDLIEAGRIPVVSSVAPDVDGQVHNVNADTAAAALATALGARKLIVLTDVEGLYRDWPDSDEVISELDVHELAGLLPSLASGMVPKMEACLRAVRGGVPQAHVIDGRVAHSLLLEIFTDEGIGTMVVPAQQEGTYA, translated from the coding sequence ATGCGCAAGGCCGAGACGCTGATCGAGGCGCTTCCGTGGTTCGAGCAGTTCCACGGTTCCATCGTCGTGATCAAGTACGGCGGCAACGCCATGACCGACGACGCGCTGAAGCGCGCCTTCGCCCAGGACATCGTGTTCCTGCGCTACGCCGGCCTGCGGCCGGTGATCGTGCACGGGGGCGGCCCGCAGATCAGCGAGATGCTCAACCGACTGGACATCCCCAGCGAGTTCCGGGGCGGTCTGCGGGTGACCACACCGGAGGCGATGGACGTCGTCCGGATGGTGCTCGTGGGCCAGGTCGGGCGGGAGCTGGTGGGGCTGGTCAACTCCCACGGTCCGTTCGCGGTCGGCCTGTCCGGTGAGGACGCCGGTCTGTTCACCGCCGAACGCCGCACGGCCACCGTCGACGGCGAGGCGGTCGACATCGGCCTGGTCGGCGACGTGGTCTCCGTACGCGCCGAGGCGGTCCGCGACCTGATCGAGGCCGGTCGTATCCCGGTCGTGTCGAGTGTCGCGCCCGACGTCGACGGGCAGGTCCACAACGTCAACGCCGACACCGCCGCGGCCGCGCTCGCCACCGCGCTGGGAGCCCGCAAGCTCATCGTTCTCACCGACGTGGAGGGCCTCTACCGCGACTGGCCCGACAGCGACGAGGTGATCAGCGAGCTGGACGTCCACGAGCTCGCCGGACTGCTGCCGTCGTTGGCCTCGGGCATGGTGCCGAAGATGGAGGCATGCCTGCGGGCCGTACGAGGTGGGGTGCCCCAGGCACACGTGATCGACGGGCGGGTCGCGCACTCGCTGCTGCTGGAGATCTTCACCGACGAGGGCATCGGCACCATGGTCGTGCCGGCGCAGCAGGAGGGAACCTACGCATGA
- the argJ gene encoding bifunctional glutamate N-acetyltransferase/amino-acid acetyltransferase ArgJ: MSVTTPLGFRASGVTAGLKPSGNPDVALVVNDGPSFTAAAVFTDNRCKANPVLWSEQVCKDGQVRAVALNSGGANCYTGPAGFQTTHASAEHTAQALTAAAVPGADATAAIDVAICSTGLIGELLDRDKLLGGLTEAVATLSDDGGQAAATAIMTTDTRSKQATHAGAGWSIGGMAKGAGMLAPSLATMLVVITTDAILDPVAADLALRAATSVTFDRLDSDGCMSTNDTVLLMASGASGVTPTHEEFTAGLTAVCHDLGQQLIGDAEGAEHDIAIEVVHAATQQDALDAARAIARNNLFKCAVFGKDANWGRILAAVGTTRAAFDPATLDVAFNGVWVCRDGGIGESRDLVDLSARQVEVTVDLKAGQESATIWTNDLTHAYVHENSAYST, translated from the coding sequence TTGTCCGTCACCACCCCCCTCGGCTTCCGGGCATCCGGCGTGACCGCCGGCCTCAAGCCGAGCGGCAACCCCGACGTCGCCCTGGTCGTCAACGACGGCCCCTCCTTCACCGCCGCCGCCGTGTTCACCGACAACCGCTGCAAGGCCAACCCCGTCCTGTGGAGCGAGCAGGTCTGCAAGGACGGGCAGGTTCGTGCCGTCGCCCTCAACTCCGGCGGAGCCAACTGCTACACCGGTCCGGCCGGCTTCCAGACCACCCACGCCAGCGCGGAGCACACCGCGCAGGCGCTGACCGCCGCGGCCGTGCCCGGCGCGGACGCCACCGCCGCCATCGACGTCGCGATCTGCTCGACCGGCCTGATCGGCGAGCTGCTCGACCGCGACAAGCTGCTGGGCGGCCTCACCGAAGCCGTGGCGACGCTGTCCGACGACGGCGGTCAGGCGGCCGCGACCGCGATCATGACCACCGACACCCGGTCCAAGCAGGCGACGCACGCCGGGGCGGGCTGGTCCATCGGGGGCATGGCCAAGGGCGCGGGCATGCTCGCGCCCTCGCTGGCGACCATGCTCGTGGTGATCACCACCGACGCCATCCTCGACCCGGTGGCGGCCGATCTCGCTCTGCGTGCGGCCACGTCGGTGACCTTCGACCGGCTCGACTCCGACGGGTGCATGTCGACCAACGACACGGTCCTGTTGATGGCCAGCGGCGCCTCCGGGGTCACCCCCACCCACGAGGAGTTCACCGCCGGGCTGACCGCCGTCTGCCACGACCTTGGCCAGCAGCTGATCGGTGACGCAGAGGGCGCCGAGCACGACATCGCGATCGAGGTGGTGCACGCCGCGACCCAGCAGGACGCGCTGGACGCCGCCCGGGCCATCGCCCGGAACAACCTCTTCAAGTGCGCCGTCTTCGGCAAGGACGCCAACTGGGGCAGGATTCTCGCCGCGGTGGGCACCACCCGGGCGGCGTTCGACCCGGCCACCCTGGACGTCGCCTTCAACGGCGTGTGGGTCTGCCGCGACGGCGGGATCGGCGAGTCCCGGGACCTGGTCGACCTCTCCGCGCGCCAGGTGGAGGTGACCGTCGACCTCAAGGCGGGGCAGGAGTCGGCGACCATCTGGACCAACGACCTGACTCATGCCTACGTCCACGAAAACTCCGCGTACTCCACCTGA
- the argC gene encoding N-acetyl-gamma-glutamyl-phosphate reductase, with the protein MGFSAAVAGASGYAGGELLRLLLAHPEIEIGAVTAGSNAGTPLGQHQPHLTPLADRLLGETTTDTLAGHDVVFLALPHGQSAAVAASLPDNVLVVDCGADFRLTEAADWQRWYTGDHAGTWPYGLPELPGQRDLLRPARRIAVPGCYPTVSTLALLPAVAADLVDARDVVVVAASGTSGAGRSAKPHLLGSEVMGAMSAYSVGGTHRHTPEIEQNLRLVSGSPVTVSFTPTLAPMPRGILATCTVRVRDGVDTAAVREAYAQAWADEPFLHLLPESAWPSTAATLGSNAVHAQVAVDDRAGRLVAVAALDNLTKGTAGGAVQCMNLALGIAETTGLSTVGLAP; encoded by the coding sequence ATGGGTTTCAGTGCGGCGGTGGCAGGTGCGAGCGGCTATGCCGGTGGCGAGCTGCTGCGCTTGCTCCTCGCCCACCCCGAGATCGAGATCGGCGCGGTGACCGCCGGCTCCAACGCCGGCACACCGCTGGGTCAGCACCAGCCGCACCTCACCCCGCTCGCCGACCGGTTGCTGGGGGAGACCACCACCGACACCCTGGCCGGCCACGACGTGGTCTTCCTGGCTCTCCCGCACGGTCAGTCCGCGGCCGTCGCCGCGAGCCTGCCCGACAACGTGCTGGTCGTCGACTGCGGTGCCGACTTCCGGCTCACCGAAGCCGCCGACTGGCAGCGGTGGTACACCGGCGACCACGCCGGCACCTGGCCCTACGGCCTGCCCGAGCTGCCCGGCCAGCGTGACCTGCTGCGTCCGGCCCGCCGGATCGCGGTCCCCGGCTGCTACCCGACCGTCTCGACCCTCGCGCTGCTCCCGGCCGTGGCCGCCGACCTGGTGGACGCCCGCGACGTCGTGGTGGTCGCCGCGTCGGGCACCTCCGGTGCCGGCCGGTCGGCGAAGCCGCACCTGCTCGGCAGCGAGGTGATGGGCGCCATGTCCGCCTACTCCGTGGGCGGCACCCACCGGCACACCCCCGAGATCGAGCAGAATCTCCGGCTGGTCTCCGGCTCGCCGGTCACCGTGTCCTTCACGCCCACCCTGGCGCCGATGCCGCGCGGCATCCTCGCCACCTGCACGGTGCGCGTCCGTGACGGCGTGGACACCGCGGCCGTCCGCGAGGCCTACGCCCAGGCCTGGGCCGACGAGCCGTTCCTTCACCTGCTTCCGGAGAGCGCCTGGCCGAGCACGGCGGCGACGCTCGGTTCCAACGCCGTGCACGCGCAGGTGGCGGTGGACGACCGGGCCGGGAGGCTGGTCGCGGTCGCGGCGCTGGACAACCTCACCAAGGGCACCGCGGGTGGTGCCGTGCAGTGCATGAACCTCGCGCTCGGCATCGCCGAGACCACCGGTCTGAGCACGGTCGGGCTGGCGCCATGA